From a single Brassica rapa cultivar Chiifu-401-42 chromosome A01, CAAS_Brap_v3.01, whole genome shotgun sequence genomic region:
- the LOC103867602 gene encoding protein yippee-like At4g27740, with translation MGEGKTLPTYFCRNCENPLALGEDLISKKFVGASGPAFMFSHAMNVVIGPKIERKLITGSYVVADVMCGNCGEKLGWKYVETFHLRQRYKEGMFVIERLKLTKKL, from the exons ATGGGAGAAGGCAAAACGCTTCCTACTTATTTCTGCAGAAACTGTGAAAATCCACTAGCTCTCGGTGAAGATCTCATCTCCAAAAAGTTTGTG GGAGCTTCAGGACCAGCGTTTATGTTTTCTCATGCGATGAACGTGGTGATTGGACCGAAGATTGAGAGGAAACTGATAACCGGATCCTACGTGGTGGCAGATGTGATGTGTGGTAATTGTGGTGAGAAGTTGGGTTGGAAGTATGTGGAGACCTTCCATCTTAGACAGAGGTATAAAGAAGGCATGTTTGTGATCGAGAGGCTCAAGTTGACCAAGAAACTTTAG
- the LOC103867611 gene encoding protein yippee-like At4g27745: protein MAQSIGPRLYSCCNCRNHVGLHDDIISKAFQGRTGRAFLFSHAMNIVVGPKEDRHLLTGLHTVADISCADCNEPLGWKYERAYESSQKYKEGKFIFEKAKIVKEEDW, encoded by the exons ATGGCTCAGTCAATTGGTCCAAGGCTGTATAGTTGCTGCAACTGTAGGAACCATGTGGGACTTCACGATGATATTATCTCTAAGGCTTTTCAG GGAAGAACCGGGAGAGCCTTCCTCTTCTCCCACGCAATGAACATTGTGGTTGGGCCTAAAGAAGACCGGCATCTTCTTACGGGTCTCCACACTGTGGCTGACATATCTTGTGCTGACTGCAATGAACCCTTGGGCTGGAAGTACGAGCGAGCCTACGAGAGCTCACAAAAGTACAAGGAGGGCAAGTTCATATTCGAAAAGGCTAAGATTGTCAAGGAGGAGGATTGGTAG
- the LOC103867618 gene encoding uncharacterized protein LOC103867618, with protein sequence MYLKKPIWSDGPSATPENPSGSENGEETDAATMVVEELVTSLNTQRLYRELTLSLRTGLRDACAEFSFLRIRGLRSLLKTLRSIAESDSIIRLFSHTQTVSDLQLVPVLFRHSLKEGEDDRVTSLDHIFSVEPMKITSPSTDDEVAVALRVLEGCCLLHPQSTVLAHKHGAVRVMMNILSTRGVLEQGACLDALISILLDSSANQVDFGACNGIEEVAMLMRDKQADENLRLRCGEFLLLLVGHVNGKDRSPIASVNEDIRRLLGEKSASLIWAASQFGSTGDPEQRITALHIQAGRVLESLDLY encoded by the exons ATGTATCTGAAGAAGCCGATCTGGAGCGATGGCCCGTCAGCGACGCCGGAGAATCCGTCGGGATCGGAGAACGGTGAGGAGACCGACGCGGCGACGATGGTAGTTGAAGAGCTGGTGACATCACTCAACACACAGAGACTCTACAGGGAGCTAACGCTATCCCTCCGAACAGGCTTACGCGACGCTTGCGCTGAATTCTCCTTCCTCCGCATCCGCGGCCTTCGATCTCTTCTCAAAACTCTCCGATCTATCGCCGAATCAGACTCCATCATCCGCCTCTTCTCCCACACCCAAACCGTCTCCGATCTCCAAC TGGTTCCGGTGCTTTTTCGGCATTCGTTGAAAGAAGGGGAGGATGATAGAGTGACGAGCTTGGATCACATATTCAGCGTGGAGCCGATGAAGATAACGAGTCCTTCTACGGATGATGAGGTCGCGGTTGCTCTTAGGGTTCTCGAAGGGTGCTGCCTTCTCCATCCTCAGAGCACTGTTCTCGCTCATAAACACGGCGCAGTCCGC GTAATGATGAATATATTATCAACACGAGGAGTACTTGAGCAAGGTGCCTGCTTAGATGCCTTAATCTCAATATTGCTGGATTCTTCAGCAAACCAGGTG GATTTTGGAGCCTGCAATGGGATTGAGGAGGTTGCAATGCTCATGCGAGACAAACAAGCTGATGAAAATCTCAG GTTAAGATGCGGAGAGTTCTTACTACTGTTAGTTGGACATGTGAATGGGAAGGATCGATCGCCCATTGCGAGTGTAAATGAAGACATTAGGCGCCTTTTGGGTGAAAAATCCGCTTCTTTGATATGGGCAGCGAGTCAATTCGGTTCAACAGGTGACCCTGAGCAAAGAATCACTGCCCTTCACATCCAGGCTGGTAGAGTGCTCGAGTCCCTTGACTTGTACTAA